The following coding sequences lie in one Opisthocomus hoazin isolate bOpiHoa1 chromosome 7, bOpiHoa1.hap1, whole genome shotgun sequence genomic window:
- the RHOV gene encoding rho-related GTP-binding protein RhoV — MPPQELLDYPPALRRHSRPRGSGPELGIKCVLVGDGAVGKTSLVVSYTTNGYPDEYQPTALDTFSVQVLVDGAPVRIQLWDTAGQEDFDCLRSLCYPDTDVFLVCFSVVNPSSFQNITEKWIPEIRTHNPRAPVLLVGTQADLRDDVNVLISLDRYHVKPVPRPQAEGLADKIRAEAYLECSALTQKNLKEVFDMAIVSGVEHKARQEKKMTAKGIKTLSKCRWKKFFCFV, encoded by the exons atgcccccccaggagctgctggactACCCGCCCGCCCTGCGCAGACACAGCCGCCCCCGGGGCAGCGGCCCGGAGCTGGGCATCAAGTGCGTGCTGGTGGGCGACGGCGCCGTCGGCAAGACCAGCTTGGTGGTCAGCTACACCACCAACGGGTACCCCGACGAGTACCAGCCCACCGCCCTCGACACCTTCTCCG TGCAGGTCCTGGTGGATGGAGCCCCAGTCCGGATCCAGCTGTGGGACACTGCTGGGCAG GAGGACTTTGACTGTTTGCGCTCACTTTGTTACCCTGACACCGACGTCTTCCTTGTCTGCTTCAGCGTGGTAAACCCAAGCTCCTTCCAAAACATTACGGAGAAATGGATTCCTGAGATACGAACTCACAATCCCCGGGCGCCGGTGCTGCTGGTGGGGACGCAGGCAGACTTGCGGGACGATGTCAACGTCCTCATCAGCCTGGATCGCTACCATGTGAAGCCTGTGCCCCGGCCTCAGGCAGAAGGTCTAGCTGACAAAATCCGGGCTGAAGCCTACCTGGAATGCTCAGCACTGACCCAGAAGAACCTCAAAGAAGTTTTCGACATGGCCATTGTCAGCGGTGTTGAGCACAAAGCACGTCAGGAAAAGAAGATGACTGCCAAAGGCATCAAAACTCTCTCCAAGTGCCGCTGGAAGAAGTTCTTCTGCTTTGTCTGA